One part of the Plasmodium cynomolgi strain B DNA, chromosome 3, whole genome shotgun sequence genome encodes these proteins:
- a CDS encoding alpha/beta hydrolase (putative) — translation MGNLLNVLIFRPHEPSYSKNRKDLHFFKTKHGSTICGIFIDNKADTTVLFSHANAEDIGDVVRFYQYRLKRLGLNLFAYDYSGYGHSSGYPTETHLYNDVEAAYDYLVTELRIPRNSIIAYATKNNLLGVILQAPLASIHRVKLKVKYTLPYDSFCNIDKVHMIKCPILFIHGTKDRLLSYHGTEEMIRRTTVNTYYMFIQGGGHNDLDCSFGSLVNAALVAFLFVLKHNIRENVNSVYNISDVNIQKLRNKFILNNAKMVKEKLKEKHRKGEEDTEMLSVSTENLNLGPIDRNKASGSSEVLNSFMSNMENWYIEQSRPWDKRKKAGYDSSRSVSTVLGSAESSMKNIPDNTFYESDTNVSIEDLWRYTCAKYNESERKLHGGRDSGGVSSSSFTKQRGAKITNRAFICELSEGSDRRGYRERSRERYPDGRRIDSRERYPDGRRIDSRERYPDGRRIDSRERYPDGRRIDSRERHPDGRRIGSREEGMERIRIKGCSSYVYNPARRENMPPSHMDQSPSHSSRSNIHMGSEKDLAQRGKGSAMDDSSSEKINSRMSRESRNVYIVDKVPRVSQDMKNAVVPPVDERGSGSLHGAHASYAHSDEECGNEREKAIGAHESGSEYSGESRRGEGEGKGKGKGKGKGKGKGKGGMSSGMAEVEIGSHSPHERVIQGMHSDNDRALEAMGGGDISASKVSLSSVSSNESKASSMSSGVSVESRVSSSCGASKEVRVEGMIESRRNMESRRNMESNAAVQGRSDDGGGSNTSEQVCAKSYYMKRGNNIRSEMRNKITDMNNLKFNSYNDFIYGNQENKMDEYPNQAMEPIGRKMSSASSSTMNNLSSLFGYRSISNEKLG, via the exons ATGGGGAACTTGCTGAACGTCCTAATCTTCCGGCCACACGAGCCTAGCTACTCGAAGAATCGGAAGGATCTGCACTTTTTCAAAACGAAGCATGGCAGTACGATATGTGGGATTTTTATTGACAACAAGGCGGACACAACCGTTCTATTTAGTCATGCGAATGCAGAAGATATAGGAGACGTCGTGCGGTTTTATCAGTATCGATTGAAACGGTTAGGGTTGAATCTCTTTGCGTATGACTATAGCGGGTATGGCCACAGTTCAGGTTACCCCACGGAAACGCATCTGTACAATGATGTAGAGGCAGCATATGATTATTTAGTAACGGAGTTACGCATTCCAAGGAACAGCATAATAGCATATG CAACAAAGAACAATTTGCTAGGTGTAATTCTTCAAGCTCCATTGGCATCCATACATAGGGTTAagttaaaagtaaaatataccTTGCCTTATGATTCCTTTTGCAACATTGATAAGGTACACATGATTAAGTgtcccattttatttatccaTGGCACGAAGGATAGGCTTCTCTCCTACCACGGCACAGAAGAAATGATTCGAAGAACAACTGTTAATACGTATTATATGTTCATACAAGGAGGGGGGCATAACGATTTGGATTGCTCCTTTGGTAGCTTGGTCAATGCAGCATTGGTagccttcctttttgtactcAAACATAATATCagagaaaatgtaaatagTGTATATAACATATCAGATGTGAACATACAGAAGTTGaggaataaatttattttgaataatGCAAAGAtggtgaaggaaaaactgaAGGAGAAACACaggaagggagaagaagacacGGAAATGTTGTCAGTTTCGAccgaaaatttaaatttaggACCCATTGATAGGAATAAAGCTTCAGGAAGTAGTGAAGTATTAAACTCCTTCATGAGTAATATGGAAAACTGGTATATTGAACAGAGTAGGCCTTGGGAtaagaggaagaaggcaGGTTATGATTCTTCTCGAAGTGTTAGCACTGTTTTGGGATCTGCCGAATCTTCCATGAAAAACATACCTGATAATACGTTTTACGAGAGTGACACGAATGTTAGCATTGAGGACCTTTGGAGGTACACGTGTGCGAAGTATAATGAAAGTGAACGTAAATTGCATGGCGGGAGGGACAGCGGTGGTGTGTCGTCTAGCTCGTTTACCAAGCAGAGGGGGGCGAAGATAACCAACCGTGCTTTTATTTGCGAGCTGAGTGAAGGCAGCGATCGGAGAGGATACCGGGAACGTAGTAGGGAGCGTTACCCTGATGGAAGACGAATCGACAGTAGGGAACGTTACCCTGATGGCAGACGAATTGACAGTAGGGAACGTTACCCCGATGGCAGACGAATCGACAGTAGGGAGCGTTACCCCGATGGCAGACGAATCGACAGTAGGGAGCGTCACCCCGATGGCAGACGAATCGGCAGTAGAGAAGAAGGCATGGAAAGGATCCGCATCAAGGGGTGCTCAAGTTACGTGTACAACCCCGCGAGGAGAGAAAATATGCCCCCCTCCCATATGGACCAGAGCCCAAGCCATAGCAGCCGCAGCAATATCCACATGGGTAGCGAAAAGGACTTAGCTCAACGAGGGAAGGGGAGCGCCATGGACGACAGCTCATCGGAAAAAATCAACTCTAGAATGTCGCGAGAGAGTAGAAATGTGTACATTGTAGATAAGGTGCCTAGGGTTTCCCAGGACATGAAGAATGCTGTTGTTCCCCCGGTGGATGAAAGGGGAAGTGGTAGCCTTCACGGTGCTCATGCAAGCTATGCACACAGCGATGAGGAGTGTGGTAACGAAAGGGAGAAGGCAATTGGGGCGCATGAAAGTGGAAGTGAATATTCGGGGGAGTCAAGAAGAGGTGAAGGCGAAGGCAAAGGCAAAGGCAAAGGGAAGggtaaaggaaaaggaaaggggaaaggaggaATGTCCTCCGGAATGGCCGAGGTGGAAATCGGGTCGCACTCTCCACATGAGCGTGTGATCCAGGGCATGCATAGTGACAATGACAGGGCGCTCGAAGCGATGGGTGGAGGAGATATTAGCGCAAGTAAGGTGAGCCTGTCGAGTGTCTCATCCAATGAGAGCAAAGCCAGCAGTATGAGCAGCGGAGTGTCCGTAGAGAGCAGGGTCAGCAGTTCGTGTGGAGCGTCCAAAGAGGTGAGGGTCGAAGGAATGATTGAGAGTAGAAGGAACATGGAGAGTAGAAGGAACATGGAGAGCAATGCTGCTGTGCAGGGGAGGAGCGACGATGGAGGTGGAAGCAACACGAGCGAACAGGTGTGCGCGAAGTCCTACTACATGAAACGAGGAAACAACATACGCAGTGAAAtgaggaacaaaataacCGACATGAATAACCTCAAGTTTAACAGCTACAACGACTTTATCTACGGAAAtcaggaaaacaaaatggatgagTACCCCAACCAGGCTATGGAGCCTATAGGGAGGAAAATGTCTTCAGCTAGCAGCAGCACTATGAATAATCTGAGTTCTTTGTTTGGCTATCGATCCATTTCGAATGAAAAGTTGGGGTAA
- a CDS encoding hypothetical protein (putative), which yields MKTSTSNSFADANANANISENGSGNKCSASKNAFTNAASVIWIEKEKLDSIIHIPLYSDLSKYVSDLSRHPVKQKKKEEEGGGGGGVLSKIFLLFDDNSCNIAVDISALYESDNNKIPLLIYERYYFWSLHFLFEKSKIKRQKLNISSDINGTYGINRINGLNGLNKYDDDVYMYTSIYNCAYNRNDDEKNVGGTSYSELGTDNYKEMNKELTIYNKDYIKYLYLNDLKKNAMKEKSSKGGDVGAGSGNAGEAFKGNASSGDPLFEKGLYSNNEIKWYRLKIKIESVEKKKKNKNNNQNLIKSKGGPIASHPFSFNSHSSCNNYSRCNNYNSYNSYNSHNNHNSCNVSGNRNVDIHHNSNRVFSCEQRTLNDPNSFKKETCDPTFDANLVHTISHLSLIDNDATRKNISNLIKIQKRSFFTLNQESDKNLLDMSNEELLLLSSNRGSESVLDSNKKESLASSGNQTGKRRKRRNWFYYKSSSNETNRAMDDDDRSTSRGNSVSVPDRGAAYVENKRKKKEEALGFELGGGGKNGKDKGDDKGDDKGDDKGDDNGNDKGDDNGDDKGDGPCESFSSYDFACTPNRNRSRNPKKDHSQKGRKPPDGHAHEAAEEGVEEATQAEDSFTNSHIPSESRAYVRTVNAGESGTEFHSFDVEEEVDGMETAPIVVVDPTEKKKREREEEQIKTNALFIEDKKNPSLGLLTKNTKVYQVNVDEYNSEFKSIISEPFDQKEEREKIKRSRDYNREAQTMYLNKILKNILNKEKSHLNSLSKNFKRIEGFYKQNYKIYIIESKDDLNDKKNCFKSDMHVYDLSAPSSNDINNELNILDQFKMYLRRCKGEYRPRKYQTHITTGGRKPIGEGKNGVDLQTNTSCTEKKEHSTENDPGDNHAGGKLPKRESEQRGTLMKSSLTKMIPKGGEAAEVAEAAEAAEEAKEAETAEAAEETARRSSQREATKTHLTNQNPPENGVVFYAHNKKNPSSVKELKEGDSLYIKFNNSYDDYDKIRVIKKEDLLQILICLMGNQECLKLSHISTYSPDLLWNLSVHFKNNTYDMELNLDKMYAHVCRRYEMTSLDGRASLDLQLGFAPLVKRVGDRQFGSQYDSQFDSQFDSHVNSQFDSHVNSHVNSHVNSHVNSHVNSHFNSHFNSQLGGRPGCSPERSSECPSEGSSETVSESGEKATKGARKFKSAKTVKRENLKEIEIMKLKDYVSFLDKFLQNVNDAKLKRLKNIQTEYYKKYEFDRTINKLNKQQLLELFVDKKNEINTIPLTFLKEKSRNIIYEENIKMNMFACIKIIFDDVKGRCIYAASDFYKFDFIFEYVGELLTHNEAMERERKYNRNKKKGCYMFYFKHENKRYCIDGTDENIDAAINNKDKKYFLRSFARLVNHSKKNSNLIPKVLTVANLPRLFFVAARNIKEGEELLIDYGERDREIIKNNEWLKC from the exons ATGAAAACGTCAACGTCGAACAGCTTTGCGGACGCGAACGCGAACGCGAATATCAGTGAGAATGGTAGCGGGAACAAGTGCAGTGCTTCTAAGAATGCCTTCACAAATGCGGCCTCCGTAATATGgatcgaaaaggaaaaattagaTTCCATTATTCACATCCCCCTGTATTCAGATCTGTCCAAGTACGTCTCCGATTTGAGCAGACACCCGgtgaagcagaagaagaaggaagaggagggaggaggaggaggaggagtgcTCTCTAAGATTTTCCTACTCTTTGATGACAACAGCTGCAACATTGCAGTTGACATATCG GCTCTCTACGAATCCGACAACAACAAAATTCCGCTTCTCATCTACGAGCGGTACTACTTCTGGAGCCTccactttttatttgaaaaatcgaaaataaaaagacagAAATTAAATATCTCCTCAGATATTAATGGAACCTACGGAATTAACAGAATTAACGGACTTAACGGACTTAACAAATATGATGACgatgtgtacatgtatacatcCATTTACAACTGTGCATATAATCGAAATGACGATGAGAAGAACGTCGGGGGTACCAGCTACTCTGAGCTGGGCACGGATAACTACAAAGAAATGAACAAAGAATTGACCATATATAATAAGGACTACATAAAGTACTTGTATCTGAATGATCTTAAGAAAAATGccatgaaggagaaaagttCAAAAGGAGGGGATGTTGGAGCTGGTAGCGGAAATGCTGGTGAAGCGTTTAAGGGGAATGCCTCGAGCGGGGATCCTCTTTTCGAAAAAGGCCTCTACTCTaataacgaaataaaatggtaccgcttgaagataaaaattgagagtgtggagaaaaaaaagaaaaacaaaaataataaccaGAACCTGATCAAAAGTAAGGGAGGCCCCATCGCTAGCCACCCCTTCAGTTTCAACAGCCACAGCAGCTGTAACAACTACAGCCGCTGTAACAACTACAACAGCTACAACAGCTACAACAGCCACAACAACCACAACAGCTGCAACGTTAGTGGAAACAGAAATGTCGACATCCACCACAACAGCAACAGAGTCTTCTCCTGTGAGCAGAGGACCCTGAACGATCCCAacagttttaaaaaagaaacgtgTGACCCCACCTTTGACGCAAATCTCGTGCACACTATTAGCCACCTCTCGCTTATAGACAACGACGCCACGAGGAAAAACATTAGCAATTTAATTAAGATACAGAAGAGGTCCTTTTTTACGCTCAACCAAGAAAGTGACAAAAATTTACTAGACATGTCAAACGAGGAACTGTTGCTGCTGTCTTCAAATAGAGGGAGCGAATCCGTCTTAGATTCCAATAAGAAGGAGAGCCTAGCTAGCTCAGGCAATCAAACTGGGAAAAGGCGTAAAAGGAGGAACTGGTTCTACTACAAAAGCAGCAGCAACGAAACGAACCGCGCCATGGATGACGATGATAGAAGCACGTCCAGGGGCAATTCGGTCTCCGTGCCGGACCGTGGAGCTGCCTACGTGGAGAATAaacggaaaaagaaagaggaagCTCTGGGCTTTGAACTTGGGGGTGGCGGCAAGAATGGGAAAGACAAGGGGGATGACAAGGGGGACGACAAGGGGGACGACAAGGGGGATGACAACGGGAACGACAAGGGGGATGACAACGGGGACGACAAGGGGGACGGCCCCTGCGAAAGTTTCAGCAGCTACGACTTCGCATGCACTCCAAACAGAAACCGCAGTAGAAACCCGAAGAAAGACCATTCGCAGAAGGGAAGGAAGCCCCCCGATGGTCACGCACACGAAGCTGCAGAGGAAGGCGTCGAGGAAGCGACCCAGGCAGAGGACAGCTTCACCAATTCGCACATACCATCAGAGAGCAGGGCGTACGTGCGAACGGTCAATGCAGGAGAGTCAGGCACAGAATTCCACAGCTTCGACGTTGAGGAAGAGGTGGATGGGATGGAAACCGCTCCAATAGTAGTGGTAGACcccacagaaaaaaaaaaacgagaaagagaagaagaacaaataaaaacgaatgcACTGTTCATTGAGGACAAAAAGAACCCTAGTCTTGGACTCCTAACCAAGAACACGAAGGTGTACCAAGTAAATGTTGACGAATACAACTCTGAATTTAAGAGTATAATATCGGAGCCGTTTGATCAAAAAgaggagagagaaaaaataaaaaggagtagGGATTACAACAGAGAAGCACAAACGATGTacttaaataaaattttaaaaaatattctgaaCAAAGAAAAGTCGCATTTGAATTCTCTGtcgaaaaattttaaacgaATTGAAGGATTCTACAAAcagaattacaaaatatacattatcgAAAGTAAGGATGACCTAAATGACAAGAAAAACTGTTTTAAGAGCGACATGCATGTATACGACTTGTCCGCCCCTTCAAGTAACGACATCAATAACGAACTCAACATATTGGACCAGTTTAAAATGTACCTGCGTAGATGCAAGGGGGAATATCGCCCGAGGAAGTACCAAACGCACATCACCACAGGTGGTAGGAAGCCAAtaggtgaaggaaaaaacggagtCGACCTTCAGACAAATACCAGTTGCACAGAGAAGAAGGAACACTCCACTGAGAATGACCCCGGTGACAACCACGCGGGGGGGAAATTacccaaaagggaaagcgaACAAAGGGGTACTCTAATGAAGAGcagtttaacaaaaatgattccaaaggggggagaagcagcggaAGTAGCAGAAGCGGCGGaagcagcagaagaagcaaaagaagcagaaacagcagaagcagcagaagaAACCGCCAGGAGGTCATCACAAAGGGAAGCCACAAAGACACACCTGACAAACCAGAACCCACCCGAAAACGGAGTCGTATTTTATGCTCACAATAAGAAAAATCCAAGTAGCGTAAAAGAGCTAAAGGAAGGAGACTCTCTctacataaaatttaacaactCATACGATGACTATGACAAAATTAgggtaataaaaaaggaagacctTCTTCAAATACTTATTTGCCTAATGGGGAACCAAGAGTGTCTCAAGCTGTCACACATATCTACCTATTCTCCTGACCTACTTTGGAACCTATCCGTGCACTTCAAAAATAACACGTACGACATGGAGTTGAATCTTGACAAAATGTATGCCCACGTTTGTAGACGCTATGAGATGACCTCGCTCGATGGGAGAGCCAGCTTGGATCTCCAGCTAGGGTTCGCGCCCCTGGTGAAGCGAGTGGGTGATCGGCAGTTCGGTTCGCAGTACGATTCGCAATTCGATTCGCAGTTCGATTCGCACGTCAATTCGCAGTTCGATTCGCACGTCAATTCGCACGTCAATTCGCACGTCAATTCGCACGTCAATTCGCACGTCAATTCGCACTTCAATTCGCACTTCAATTCGCAGCTGGGTGGCCGACCGGGTTGCTCCCCCGAACGGTCGTCGGAGTGCCCCTCCGAGGGCTCCTCCGAGACGGTGTCCGAATCAGGAGAGAAGGCCACAAAAGGGGCACGAAAATTCAAAAGCGCAAAGACAGTCAAGAGAGAAAATCTCAAAGAAATAGAAATCATGAAACTCAAGGACTACGTATCCTTCCTGGATAAATTTCtgcaaaatgtgaatgaTGCCAAGTTAAAGAGACTTAAAAACATACAAACAGAGTACTACAAAAAGTATGAATTTGATCGAACCATAAATAAGCTCAATAAGCAACAGCTCCTTGAATTATttgttgacaaaaaaaacgaaattaataCAATACctctcacttttttaaaagaaaaaagtagaaataTCATATatgaggaaaatataaaaatgaatatgttcGCATGtatcaaaataatatttgATGATGTGAAGGGGAGATGTATTTACGCAGCTAgcgatttttacaaatttgattttatttttgagtATGTTGGTGAGTTACTCACTCATAATGAGGCAATGGAACGTGAACGGAAATATAataggaataaaaagaaggggtGTTATATGTTTTACTTTAaacatgaaaataaaaggtaCTGTATTGATGGCACGGATGAAAATATCGATGCGGCTATCAAtaataaagacaaaaaatactTCTTGAGATCCTTCGCTAGACTTGTTAATCACTCCAAGAAAAATTCCAACCTCATTCCAAAGGTACTCACTGTTGCCAATCTCCCTCGGCTCTTCTTCGTCGCCGCCCGCAACATCAAGGAGGGCGAGGAGCTCCTCATCGACTACGGCGAGCGCGACCGCGAGATCATCAAGAATAACGAGTGGTTGAAGTGCTGA
- a CDS encoding hypothetical protein (putative), whose amino-acid sequence MDKKEEKKKKRKKEKEKEKEKGPSYFSDTVTFCGTIVRDSMSSAAEAIQNNYYPIKESILNMYDSYFCDTSQQSSRRVNGGVPFFTVNQDNSKKK is encoded by the exons ATGgataaaaaggaggaaaagaaaaaaaagcggaaaaaggaaaaggaaaaggagaaggaaaaagggccTAGTTACTTTTCGGACACTGTCACG TTCTGCGGCACGATCGTCCGGGACTCCATGTCTAGCGCAGCGGAAGCGATACAGAACAACTATTACCCGATTAAGGAGTCCATTCTGAACATGTACGATAGCTACTTTTGCGACACGTCTCAACAGAGCAGTAGGAGGGTGAATGGCGGGGTCCCCTTCTTCACCGTCAATCAGGACAATTCGAAGAAAAAGTAG